The stretch of DNA AGTTTGCCCATGACAACCAATCGCAATAATATCTTTATTATTTATTTTATTTTTTTCGATAAAAAGGTTTATTATTGTTGCATATAATTCACCCAATTGATGATCAATTTCACCTAATTTTTGTAATGAGCTTTGCTTTTTTTCACATATAGTTAGTAAATCAGATTTAATATTGTCAGGTATTGGGTAGGTTTCGCCAATAATAAATGAGATTTTCTTCTCAGTTATATTCACCAATGCGATATCTATGCCATCTAAGCTAGTACCTGACATCACGCCAATATAAAGTGCATCTCTCATTACTATTCCCCTTTATCCTTGCCTAATTATTTGCCCTGTTTTTATATCTCTAATTTCTGATGGATTTTTTCTTTTACCTATTTCTCCTTGCAAAACAGGAAAGTCGATACCAAATTGCGTTTCAACTTCAGCCATTGTTCGGCAAGGGTCTTGGCCTGAAAGATTTGCACTTGTTGATACAATTGGCTTATCAAATAACGTACAAAGTTTGCTAACTAAAAAATGATCCGTAACTCTGATCGCAATTGAGTCAAACTGACCAGTTAAAAAATAAGGTGTATTACTATTTTTAGGAACAATCCATGTCACTGCGCCAGGCCAAGAATTAAGCATTATTTTTTTTTGCTGACTAGTTATTTTTGACTGATCAATATAGGGGATCAGCTGTTCAAAATTGCTAGCAATTAATATTAATCCTTTTTCAATGGGACGATTTTTTAATGATAAAATGGTTAATACAGCATTTTTATTGTCAGGATCGCAACCTAAGCCAAAAACGGCTTCTGTTGGGTAAGCAATAACCTCACCTAGGCTTAGTTTTTTACATGATTGAGTTAATGAAAGTATTGTCATAGCTAATTTTAATCGTCTTTTATTGTTAAATATATTAGCACTTTTAAGCTAACAAGTTTATATAATTACAGGTATTTCTTACGAATATAGCCGCCATTCACTGATTCAATTAATCCTTCAAGTTCTAACTCTATTAGTTTTACTGATACCTCTGCAACGGATAATCTTACTTTATCTGCAATAATATCGATAGGTATAGCTTGGTTATTTATTACCGCTAGAATTGCAGGATGAATAATGGGTAAATTATCCAATGTCTGCCCAATATTTTTTTTAATCCATGATAAACGACTTGAATAGTGCTCCAATATATCATTTGGCTTTGTGACTAAATAAGCCCCTTGCTTAATTAACCAATGAGTACCGTTGCAATTTGAGTTATCTATATCGCCAGGTAAAGCAAAAACATCACGATTTTGTTCTAGTGCGAAACGAGCGGTAATTAATGATCCACTCTTCTCTGATGCTTCAATTACAAAGGTACCTAAGCAAAGGCCACTAATAATACGATTTCGGCGTGGAAAGTGTTTTGGCAGTGCTAATTTATCAGGTAAAAATTCAGAAATAATTGTGCCTTTATTTGCTATAATATCTTTAGCTAAATTAAAGTTTGTTTTAGGAAAAATATGTTGTAAGCCGCTTCCTAAAACAGCAATTGTTTTACCTGTTACATCAAGTGCTCCCCGATGGCAAATTGCATCAATACCTAACGCTAAACCACTGGTGATCGTTAATCCATTTATAGCCAGTTCGCTGGCAAAATAACGTCCCCACATAGCCCCGTACTCACTAAAAGCTCGACTACCAACCATTGCTATTTGTGGTGTTGCTAATAAATTTTTATCGCCTTTACCAAATAATAATAAAGGAGCATTACTAATTTGTTTTAGATTTTCTGGATAAAATTGATCGCTATAACTAATTAAAAAGTGATTATCTTTATTTATCCAATCTAATGTTTTAGTTATATCATATTGATAAAATTGTTTTATCTGCTCTGAATTAAATTTAAGTTGATGTAGTAAAAAATTATCATCAATATCATCACCTACTTGATAGAGGTATTGCCTAATTTTTGAGGATTTTTTGTTATCAACTATTGAAAATCT from Orbaceae bacterium lpD04 encodes:
- a CDS encoding Sua5/YciO/YrdC/YwlC family protein is translated as MTILSLTQSCKKLSLGEVIAYPTEAVFGLGCDPDNKNAVLTILSLKNRPIEKGLILIASNFEQLIPYIDQSKITSQQKKIMLNSWPGAVTWIVPKNSNTPYFLTGQFDSIAIRVTDHFLVSKLCTLFDKPIVSTSANLSGQDPCRTMAEVETQFGIDFPVLQGEIGKRKNPSEIRDIKTGQIIRQG
- the dprA gene encoding DNA-processing protein DprA, with amino-acid sequence MNRYEFLIRFSIVDNKKSSKIRQYLYQVGDDIDDNFLLHQLKFNSEQIKQFYQYDITKTLDWINKDNHFLISYSDQFYPENLKQISNAPLLLFGKGDKNLLATPQIAMVGSRAFSEYGAMWGRYFASELAINGLTITSGLALGIDAICHRGALDVTGKTIAVLGSGLQHIFPKTNFNLAKDIIANKGTIISEFLPDKLALPKHFPRRNRIISGLCLGTFVIEASEKSGSLITARFALEQNRDVFALPGDIDNSNCNGTHWLIKQGAYLVTKPNDILEHYSSRLSWIKKNIGQTLDNLPIIHPAILAVINNQAIPIDIIADKVRLSVAEVSVKLIELELEGLIESVNGGYIRKKYL